In one window of Chitinophagales bacterium DNA:
- a CDS encoding TonB-dependent receptor, with the protein MYKSLLAIFTCVCSLAFAQTDTLYSKKTDSVTVTSKKPFIQTLADKVVMNLENRPSVAGNNALEALKQAPGVVVDANENIQMGGKNGVQVLLDGRPAGVTGNDLAQLLKSIEADNVKEIELITNPSSRFDAAGNAGIINIKLKKSMVRGWNGNASASRQQSTHARQNASAALNYRNRKFNWFLNAGGNNGYQVTIADNDRTTGTKQFTQRMLEGDAFHSYNIRTGIDYQLSKQKTVGVLWMPSTRYTGMDNRGFTLVSGKGLTDTLIDTRSVSPFTTKRNQLNLNYAYNSDQQTLNIDLDQSWFNAGVDNVVENKFPQLSGNAVAQGIRNNTEVAIRIASVRADYSLKLGGGKLEAGAKWVQTATNNQLSVYNGTTAWVADTGKTNRFVFDEQITAAYANYAKQHKKWSWQLGLRAEHTSVYGVSTDLKGLQQRKPDTAYLNLFPTVFVKYQLAKDHAITFNYGRRIDRPGYQDQNPFIYVLDAFNSEVGNPYLFPQMSNGAELGYVYKEAASIKIRYAFTSNYIEQLTYQSGNNTILIPQNAGTRKTVNINISSPLPINKWWEGYFYAEPFWQQYATTLNGFGFSGQTRQQSWGFNGYLGNWFTLKNNWRAEISAWFNYQNATTIYRSQPLGSMNIGVQKSFLKKQATVKLVVNDVFNTQRWLQRVETDYLQMRTYRKWESRNLTLSFSYRFGNNKIREARNRETGAEDELNRIKSK; encoded by the coding sequence ATGTACAAAAGCCTTCTCGCCATCTTCACTTGTGTATGCAGTCTTGCCTTTGCACAAACAGATACCCTCTATTCCAAAAAGACAGATAGTGTTACCGTTACCAGTAAAAAACCATTCATTCAAACCCTGGCTGATAAGGTGGTGATGAATCTGGAGAACCGCCCTTCTGTTGCGGGCAATAATGCTTTGGAAGCTCTGAAACAAGCGCCGGGTGTTGTGGTAGATGCAAATGAGAATATTCAAATGGGGGGTAAGAACGGCGTACAGGTATTACTGGATGGCAGACCAGCCGGTGTTACTGGAAATGATCTGGCGCAATTGCTCAAGAGTATTGAAGCAGATAATGTGAAAGAGATTGAGCTGATCACCAATCCATCTTCGCGCTTCGATGCAGCAGGCAATGCGGGCATCATCAATATCAAATTAAAAAAGAGTATGGTGCGCGGCTGGAATGGCAATGCATCTGCCAGCAGGCAGCAAAGTACCCATGCGCGACAGAATGCCAGTGCTGCATTGAATTATCGCAACAGAAAGTTCAATTGGTTTTTGAATGCGGGTGGTAACAATGGGTATCAGGTAACGATTGCAGATAACGACAGAACTACAGGCACCAAACAGTTCACGCAACGCATGCTGGAAGGCGATGCATTTCATAGTTACAATATCAGAACAGGAATCGATTATCAATTGAGCAAACAAAAGACTGTTGGTGTATTGTGGATGCCCAGCACCAGATACACAGGTATGGACAATCGCGGCTTTACATTAGTTTCCGGAAAGGGTTTAACAGACACACTCATTGATACCAGAAGTGTTTCTCCTTTTACCACAAAGCGCAATCAATTGAATTTGAACTATGCTTATAACAGTGATCAACAAACGCTAAATATTGATCTTGATCAAAGCTGGTTCAATGCGGGTGTAGATAATGTGGTAGAGAATAAATTCCCACAGCTATCAGGCAATGCAGTTGCACAGGGTATTCGCAACAATACAGAAGTGGCTATTCGGATTGCCAGTGTTCGTGCTGATTATAGTTTGAAGCTAGGTGGCGGTAAATTAGAAGCCGGTGCAAAATGGGTGCAAACAGCTACCAATAATCAATTGTCGGTGTACAATGGAACAACCGCTTGGGTGGCAGATACGGGCAAGACCAACCGCTTTGTATTTGATGAACAGATTACCGCTGCTTATGCCAACTATGCCAAGCAGCACAAAAAGTGGAGCTGGCAATTGGGACTGCGTGCAGAGCACACCAGTGTGTATGGTGTTTCTACAGATTTGAAAGGGCTGCAGCAACGCAAGCCGGATACGGCGTATCTCAATCTGTTTCCTACGGTGTTTGTCAAATATCAATTGGCAAAAGATCATGCCATTACATTCAATTACGGCAGACGCATCGATCGCCCCGGCTATCAGGATCAGAATCCGTTTATTTATGTGTTGGATGCATTCAATAGTGAAGTAGGTAATCCTTATCTCTTTCCGCAAATGAGTAATGGTGCTGAACTGGGCTATGTATACAAAGAAGCAGCTTCTATTAAAATTCGTTATGCATTTACCAGCAACTATATTGAACAATTGACGTATCAGTCAGGCAATAATACCATCCTGATACCACAGAATGCAGGTACGCGAAAAACGGTTAATATTAATATCAGCAGTCCCTTGCCAATTAATAAATGGTGGGAAGGATATTTTTATGCAGAACCATTTTGGCAGCAGTATGCAACAACGCTGAATGGATTCGGCTTTAGCGGTCAAACCAGACAACAGAGCTGGGGTTTTAATGGGTATTTGGGTAACTGGTTTACTTTGAAAAATAACTGGCGTGCAGAAATCAGTGCTTGGTTTAATTATCAGAATGCGACAACTATTTATCGTTCTCAGCCACTGGGTAGTATGAATATCGGTGTGCAGAAAAGTTTCTTAAAAAAGCAGGCCACAGTGAAGCTGGTGGTGAATGATGTGTTCAATACGCAACGCTGGTTGCAGCGTGTGGAAACCGATTATTTGCAAATGCGCACCTATCGTAAATGGGAGAGCCGTAACCTCACCCTCAGCTTTAGCTATCGCTTTGGCAATAATAAAATTCGTGAAGCAAGAAACCGTGAAACAGGTGCCGAAGATGAACTCAATAGGATCAAGAGCAAGTAA
- a CDS encoding helix-turn-helix transcriptional regulator: MPFEFNFYSSLLLIFFVHGFVYAFLFFRKAWQNQSASDGWIGLYLVLCILYICPWMLGFAGWYDGRYCLECRNFLFYMPTQHTLLMGPVVYFYVRTRLEPKFVFTRKSFLHLLPGILYVLWSIIVAVTDRVVLKTYFLMDGQNDPDFQTWYQAAGLISFMVYLFMSLRFYNQYRQFIVQELSFADAISFQWVRNFLLACLAYFLMTIGMEILNIFYDGLNYTGSWWYFLLFALTFYYIAINAYSNSVETRKVFELDFLRYQPQLMAPLAPVEDATHEVVESTVKASDELKEWRSKVAALVADQYLYQDPELSLSQLARELNTNPSFLSRIINQGFGMNFNDYINQQRVAEVVARLEKGDQAQFTIMSMAYDAGFNSKATFNRAFRKFTGKNPSDYMQG, from the coding sequence ATGCCTTTTGAATTCAATTTCTATTCCTCGCTGCTGCTCATCTTTTTTGTGCATGGTTTTGTCTATGCTTTTTTATTCTTCAGAAAAGCTTGGCAGAACCAGTCGGCAAGCGATGGCTGGATAGGGCTATATCTAGTTTTGTGCATCTTGTATATCTGTCCGTGGATGCTGGGCTTTGCCGGTTGGTATGATGGCAGGTATTGTTTAGAATGCAGAAACTTTTTGTTCTACATGCCTACGCAGCATACTTTGTTGATGGGGCCTGTGGTGTATTTCTATGTACGTACCAGGCTGGAGCCAAAATTTGTATTCACGCGGAAATCATTCTTGCATCTGTTGCCCGGAATACTCTATGTGTTGTGGAGCATCATTGTGGCAGTAACAGACAGGGTGGTGCTGAAAACCTATTTTCTCATGGATGGCCAGAATGATCCGGATTTTCAAACTTGGTATCAGGCAGCAGGACTGATTAGTTTCATGGTATATCTCTTTATGAGTTTGCGTTTTTATAATCAATACCGACAATTCATTGTGCAGGAATTGTCCTTTGCTGATGCCATCAGTTTTCAGTGGGTACGTAATTTTCTATTAGCCTGTCTTGCATATTTTCTGATGACTATTGGGATGGAAATACTCAATATTTTCTACGACGGTTTAAATTATACCGGTTCATGGTGGTATTTCTTGCTTTTTGCTTTAACCTTTTATTATATCGCCATCAATGCCTACAGCAATTCGGTAGAAACCCGCAAAGTATTTGAATTGGATTTTTTGCGTTATCAGCCTCAGTTGATGGCACCGCTAGCACCGGTGGAGGATGCCACGCATGAGGTGGTGGAATCAACCGTGAAAGCATCGGATGAACTGAAGGAATGGCGTTCTAAAGTTGCTGCGCTTGTGGCAGATCAATACCTCTATCAGGATCCTGAATTGAGCTTGTCTCAATTAGCGCGAGAACTCAATACCAATCCCTCCTTTTTGTCCCGCATCATCAATCAGGGCTTTGGGATGAATTTCAATGATTATATCAACCAACAGCGAGTAGCAGAAGTGGTTGCCCGACTCGAGAAGGGTGATCAAGCACAATTTACCATCATGAGTATGGCTTATGATGCCGGCTTTAACTCCAAAGCCACTTTCAACCGAGCGTTCAGAAAGTTCACCGGTAAGAATCCCAGCGATTATATGCAAGGTTGA
- a CDS encoding leucine--tRNA ligase, producing MEYQFRSIEKKWQKHWQENHAYRVSNISDKPKCYVLDMFPYPSGAGLHVGHPLGYIASDIYSRFKRLKGFNVLHPMGYDAFGLPAEQYAIEHGVHPAVSTKQNIDNFRKQLDNIGFCYDWDREVRTCEPNYYKWTQWIFLQLFNSFYNRTLQKAQPISELIAAFEIAGNAAHPMPDSSFHTASFNADEWAGFDETTKQAILMEYRLAYCGEGEVNWCEALGTVLANDEVVNGVSERGGHPVVKKKLRQWYLRITEYADRLQNDLQKLEWSDAMKEMQTNWIGKSSGAEIDFQIQVNDAVADEKLRVYTTRPDTIFGVDFMVVAPEHEVVAKITTAEQKTAVEQYLDYVNSRSERERMAEKKITGCFTGAYAINPFSGRAIPIWISEYVLAGYGTGAIMAVPCGDERDHKFAQHFNIPITNIIGDAYNGQEANPTKDAVLENSDFLNGMVMRKAIDEVIDKLEALGIGTRKTNYRMRDAAFSRQRYWGEPFPIVWVGNTAYALPESELPLLLPEVESYSPGPEGQGPLANIPEWTDRQLETNTMPGYAGSSWYFLRYMDPGNDAAFASRQATDYWNQVDVYIGGTEHAVGHLLYSRMWTKALYDLGHLSFDEPFKKLVNQGMIQGSSRFVYRKRGTNVFVSAGLKDQYETDALHADVNFVDGYELDIEAFKKWRNGEYANAEFILEDGKYLCGAEVEKMSKSKFNTVNPDMLVDKYGADTFRMYEMFLGPIEQSKPWDTKGIEGVHRFLKKFWRLFFDEQKGAVWNNDAPTDAEYKSLHKAIKKIEEDTERFSFNTAVSAFMICVNELSDLKCNKRAILEPLCILMTPYAPHIAEELWHALGNAGSVLDAAFPVFEPKYLVESSKEYPVSINGKVRTSLSFALDADQATVEAGVLANDVVQKWLEGKPPKKIIYVKGKMINVVI from the coding sequence ATGGAATATCAGTTCAGAAGTATTGAAAAAAAATGGCAAAAGCATTGGCAGGAGAACCATGCGTATCGTGTATCGAATATCAGCGATAAACCGAAGTGTTATGTGTTGGATATGTTTCCTTACCCAAGTGGTGCGGGTTTGCATGTAGGCCATCCTTTGGGGTATATCGCTAGTGATATTTATAGTCGATTTAAAAGATTGAAGGGTTTTAATGTATTGCACCCGATGGGCTATGATGCATTTGGTTTGCCTGCAGAGCAGTATGCAATTGAGCATGGCGTGCATCCTGCAGTCTCTACCAAACAGAACATTGATAATTTTCGCAAGCAGTTAGACAATATTGGTTTTTGTTACGATTGGGATAGAGAAGTGCGTACGTGCGAGCCAAATTATTATAAATGGACGCAATGGATTTTTCTGCAACTCTTCAATAGTTTTTACAACAGAACCCTGCAAAAAGCACAACCCATCAGTGAGTTGATTGCTGCTTTTGAAATAGCAGGCAATGCAGCACATCCAATGCCCGACAGCAGTTTTCATACTGCATCATTCAATGCTGATGAATGGGCTGGTTTTGATGAAACCACCAAGCAGGCTATTCTGATGGAATATCGTTTGGCGTATTGTGGTGAGGGTGAAGTGAATTGGTGCGAAGCATTGGGTACGGTATTGGCCAATGATGAAGTGGTGAATGGTGTGAGTGAGCGTGGTGGTCATCCTGTGGTGAAGAAGAAACTGCGTCAGTGGTACCTGCGCATAACAGAATATGCAGATCGTTTGCAAAATGATTTGCAGAAACTGGAGTGGAGTGATGCGATGAAGGAAATGCAAACCAACTGGATTGGTAAGAGTTCCGGTGCGGAGATTGATTTCCAGATTCAAGTAAACGATGCAGTTGCTGATGAGAAATTGCGCGTCTACACCACTCGCCCTGATACCATTTTTGGTGTCGACTTTATGGTAGTTGCACCAGAGCATGAAGTGGTAGCGAAGATTACAACTGCTGAACAAAAAACTGCTGTTGAACAATACCTCGATTATGTGAACAGCAGAAGCGAGCGTGAGCGTATGGCAGAGAAAAAAATCACCGGTTGTTTTACCGGTGCTTATGCTATTAATCCGTTTAGCGGTCGTGCCATTCCTATTTGGATTTCTGAATATGTGTTGGCTGGTTATGGTACAGGTGCGATTATGGCTGTGCCTTGCGGCGATGAACGTGATCATAAGTTTGCGCAGCATTTTAATATTCCAATTACCAATATCATTGGTGATGCATACAATGGACAAGAAGCCAACCCAACCAAGGATGCTGTTTTGGAAAACAGTGATTTCCTGAATGGCATGGTGATGCGCAAAGCCATTGATGAAGTGATTGATAAACTGGAAGCGCTGGGTATTGGTACGCGAAAGACCAATTACAGAATGCGCGATGCTGCTTTCAGCAGACAGCGTTATTGGGGTGAACCCTTCCCAATTGTTTGGGTAGGCAATACTGCTTATGCTTTGCCTGAGTCTGAACTGCCTTTGTTATTACCTGAAGTAGAGAGTTATTCTCCCGGTCCGGAAGGACAGGGGCCTTTGGCGAATATTCCTGAGTGGACAGACCGACAATTAGAAACCAATACCATGCCCGGTTATGCAGGTAGTAGTTGGTATTTCCTGCGTTACATGGATCCGGGAAATGATGCTGCGTTTGCGAGCCGACAAGCCACTGATTATTGGAATCAGGTTGATGTATACATTGGTGGAACGGAACATGCAGTGGGACATTTGCTCTATTCGCGTATGTGGACCAAAGCGCTGTATGATTTGGGTCACCTGAGTTTTGATGAACCTTTCAAGAAGCTCGTGAATCAGGGAATGATTCAGGGGAGTAGTCGGTTTGTGTATAGAAAGCGTGGAACCAATGTGTTTGTTTCTGCTGGCTTGAAAGATCAATATGAAACAGATGCATTGCATGCCGATGTGAATTTTGTGGATGGCTATGAGTTGGACATTGAAGCTTTCAAAAAATGGCGCAATGGTGAGTATGCCAATGCGGAGTTTATTTTGGAAGATGGTAAATACCTCTGCGGTGCAGAAGTAGAGAAAATGTCCAAGTCCAAATTCAATACGGTGAATCCGGATATGTTGGTGGACAAATACGGCGCTGATACTTTCCGTATGTATGAAATGTTCCTTGGCCCAATTGAACAAAGTAAACCATGGGATACCAAGGGTATTGAAGGCGTACACCGTTTCCTGAAAAAGTTCTGGCGTTTGTTCTTTGACGAGCAGAAAGGTGCAGTTTGGAACAATGATGCACCAACAGATGCAGAGTATAAATCATTGCACAAAGCCATTAAGAAGATTGAAGAAGATACTGAGCGTTTTAGTTTCAATACTGCTGTGAGTGCTTTCATGATTTGTGTGAATGAACTCAGCGATTTGAAATGCAACAAGCGTGCGATACTGGAACCATTGTGTATTTTGATGACACCTTATGCGCCACATATTGCAGAAGAGCTTTGGCATGCATTGGGTAATGCGGGTTCAGTATTGGATGCTGCATTCCCGGTATTTGAACCGAAATATCTGGTGGAATCTTCCAAAGAGTATCCGGTAAGTATCAATGGTAAAGTGAGAACCAGTTTGTCATTTGCCCTGGATGCTGATCAGGCAACGGTTGAAGCAGGTGTGCTGGCCAATGATGTAGTGCAGAAATGGTTAGAGGGTAAGCCGCCGAAAAAGATCATTTATGTGAAAGGCAAAATGATTAATGTGGTGATCTGA
- a CDS encoding DUF3098 domain-containing protein yields the protein MSENKQTLFGKQNYTWMLIGAAIIALGMFLMAGGKSADPKVFDYKEVYSTTRVTIAPILIVLGLLVEIYAIFKKPNAA from the coding sequence ATGAGCGAAAACAAGCAGACCCTGTTTGGAAAACAAAACTATACCTGGATGCTGATTGGTGCAGCCATTATTGCACTCGGTATGTTCCTGATGGCAGGTGGCAAAAGTGCTGATCCTAAAGTGTTTGATTACAAAGAAGTGTATAGCACTACTCGTGTAACCATTGCACCTATTTTGATTGTGTTGGGACTACTGGTGGAGATTTATGCCATCTTCAAGAAACCCAATGCAGCCTGA
- a CDS encoding undecaprenyl-diphosphate phosphatase translates to MTITEAIIIAIVEGITEFLPISSTGHMIIAESLLKVPKDDFTKLFTVAIQLGAILSVLVLYWKRFFPLNRWNFYLKLLIAVIPALALGALFSDKIDALLESPLTVAITMLAGGFVLLFIDQLFKTHTIQEEQEISFTRAFLIGCWQCVAMIPGVSRSAASIIGGMQQKLTRNLAAEFSFFLAIPTMAAATGYKLLKAFKETPEVMQNSDNITALVVGNIVAFIVAMLAIKFFIGYLQKHGFRLFGWYRIIMGIILLILIQFGILA, encoded by the coding sequence ATGACCATCACCGAAGCCATTATCATCGCCATTGTAGAAGGCATTACTGAGTTTCTGCCTATCTCTTCTACCGGCCACATGATCATTGCAGAAAGTCTGCTCAAAGTACCCAAGGACGATTTCACCAAACTCTTTACAGTAGCCATTCAATTGGGTGCTATTCTTTCGGTCTTAGTACTGTATTGGAAAAGATTCTTCCCACTCAATAGATGGAATTTCTATCTCAAACTGCTCATCGCAGTAATACCCGCACTGGCATTGGGCGCCTTGTTCTCTGATAAAATTGATGCATTGCTGGAAAGCCCGCTCACCGTTGCCATTACCATGCTGGCCGGTGGTTTTGTATTGCTATTTATCGATCAACTCTTTAAAACGCATACCATTCAAGAAGAGCAAGAAATCAGCTTCACGCGTGCATTCCTGATTGGTTGCTGGCAATGTGTGGCCATGATTCCCGGTGTTAGCAGAAGTGCTGCCAGCATCATTGGAGGTATGCAGCAAAAACTTACCAGAAATTTGGCTGCAGAGTTTTCTTTTTTCTTGGCCATCCCCACCATGGCAGCGGCTACCGGTTATAAACTGCTAAAGGCATTCAAAGAAACACCTGAAGTAATGCAGAACAGCGATAATATCACCGCTTTGGTGGTAGGCAATATTGTTGCATTTATTGTTGCTATGCTGGCCATCAAATTCTTCATCGGTTATTTACAAAAACACGGATTCCGTTTGTTTGGCTGGTACCGCATCATTATGGGTATCATTTTGCTGATTTTGATTCAGTTCGGCATACTGGCATAA
- a CDS encoding MFS transporter: protein MQTAPKKVLRGWAMYDWANSVYNLVITTTFFPVYYAGVTKAAYGEDSVPFIGRIFKNSALYNYTVAVAYLLIAILLPILSSIADSRGNKKRFMQFFCYLGGLGCSGLFFFKGEQPNMWIGLGCFMLAAIGYIGSLVFYNSYLPEIAAPQDRDRISARGYAMGYIGSVIMQMVGFALVVYFSGKGDNTSGPLYTFLLVGLWWIGFAQITFRRLPPSQPSVRVQHNIFTDGFKELNKVWNQLKHMPVMRSYLGSFFFYSMGVQTVMLAATIFGDRVLGLPADKLIITVVLIQLVAIAGAFLMSKLSEKMGNIQVLLGVVVFWILVCISAWYVAGVKESGANVEYHFYGLACAVGLVMGGIQSLSRSTYSKLMPETKDTASFFSFYDVTEKIAIVIGMFTFAYIDEILDMKHSILSLIVFFALGFAGLLVTLNRQQKARTA, encoded by the coding sequence ATGCAAACTGCCCCTAAGAAAGTCTTGCGCGGCTGGGCCATGTACGATTGGGCCAACAGCGTGTACAACCTGGTCATCACCACTACTTTTTTTCCAGTTTATTATGCTGGCGTAACCAAAGCTGCATATGGAGAAGACAGTGTACCATTTATCGGACGCATCTTCAAAAACTCTGCACTCTATAATTACACAGTAGCCGTAGCTTATTTGCTTATTGCTATCCTGCTCCCCATCTTATCTTCTATTGCCGATAGTAGAGGTAATAAGAAAAGATTCATGCAGTTCTTCTGCTACTTGGGCGGCCTAGGCTGCAGCGGTTTGTTCTTCTTTAAAGGCGAACAACCCAATATGTGGATTGGCTTGGGTTGCTTTATGCTGGCAGCCATTGGTTATATCGGCAGTCTGGTTTTTTACAATTCTTACTTGCCTGAAATTGCCGCACCTCAAGACCGCGACCGCATCAGTGCGCGTGGTTATGCTATGGGCTATATCGGTAGTGTGATTATGCAAATGGTGGGCTTTGCACTAGTGGTCTATTTCTCTGGTAAGGGCGATAATACCAGCGGACCGCTCTACACATTTTTATTGGTGGGCTTATGGTGGATTGGTTTTGCACAAATCACCTTCAGAAGATTGCCTCCATCACAACCAAGCGTAAGAGTACAGCACAATATTTTCACGGATGGTTTTAAAGAACTGAACAAGGTTTGGAATCAGCTCAAACATATGCCGGTGATGCGTAGCTATCTGGGTAGTTTCTTTTTCTATAGCATGGGCGTACAAACAGTGATGCTGGCTGCCACTATTTTTGGCGATCGTGTATTGGGCCTGCCTGCTGACAAACTGATTATTACTGTTGTACTGATTCAGCTAGTAGCCATTGCCGGTGCCTTCCTGATGTCTAAACTCTCTGAGAAAATGGGCAATATACAAGTACTGCTCGGTGTGGTTGTTTTCTGGATTCTGGTCTGCATCAGCGCATGGTATGTAGCCGGGGTAAAAGAAAGTGGTGCCAATGTAGAATACCATTTTTACGGACTAGCCTGCGCAGTAGGTTTGGTGATGGGTGGTATTCAATCGCTCAGCAGAAGTACTTACAGTAAGCTGATGCCAGAAACAAAGGACACTGCTTCCTTCTTTAGCTTTTATGATGTAACAGAAAAGATAGCCATCGTGATTGGCATGTTCACTTTTGCTTACATAGATGAGATACTGGATATGAAGCATTCTATCTTATCATTAATCGTTTTCTTTGCACTCGGCTTTGCTGGTCTGCTCGTAACACTTAACAGACAGCAAAAAGCCCGAACTGCTTAA
- a CDS encoding MBL fold metallo-hydrolase, which translates to MQLYSIDTGFFKLDGGAMFGVVPKTMWNKLVPSDENNLCTWAMRCLLVQDGNRLILIDNGIGDKQDAKFFGHYHLHGDATLATSLAKHGFHKDDITDVWLTHLHFDHCGGSIQREGDKLVPAFKNARYWSNERHWHWATKPNDREKASFLKENILPIQESGQLQFIPVEDGTHAQASGITPNLKVRFMHGHTDAMMLPQMDYKGRTIVYMADLLPSVAHLPIPYVMAYDTRPLQTMVEKKAFLQEAAEKDLVFFFEHDAVNECCSLQLTEKGVRQKECFPLSAL; encoded by the coding sequence ATGCAACTCTACTCAATTGATACCGGCTTTTTTAAACTGGATGGTGGTGCGATGTTTGGTGTGGTACCCAAAACCATGTGGAACAAATTGGTACCATCAGACGAAAATAATCTTTGCACCTGGGCCATGCGTTGCCTATTGGTGCAAGATGGCAACAGACTGATATTAATTGATAACGGTATCGGCGATAAGCAAGACGCCAAATTCTTTGGCCATTACCATTTGCATGGCGATGCAACTTTAGCAACTTCGCTAGCCAAACATGGCTTTCATAAAGATGATATTACTGATGTGTGGTTAACACATTTGCATTTCGATCATTGCGGTGGTAGCATCCAACGCGAGGGCGATAAACTGGTACCTGCATTCAAGAATGCCCGCTACTGGAGTAATGAGCGACACTGGCATTGGGCAACAAAACCCAACGACCGAGAGAAAGCATCCTTCTTAAAAGAAAATATTCTGCCCATTCAGGAAAGCGGACAATTACAATTCATTCCTGTGGAAGATGGCACACATGCACAGGCGTCTGGCATTACGCCCAACCTGAAAGTGCGCTTCATGCATGGCCACACAGATGCGATGATGTTACCACAAATGGATTACAAAGGCAGAACCATTGTGTATATGGCAGACTTATTGCCTTCTGTTGCACACTTGCCTATACCCTATGTAATGGCCTATGATACCAGACCATTGCAAACGATGGTAGAGAAAAAAGCTTTCTTACAAGAAGCTGCTGAAAAAGACCTCGTCTTCTTCTTTGAACATGATGCTGTGAATGAATGCTGCAGTCTGCAGTTAACAGAGAAAGGAGTAAGACAGAAAGAATGTTTCCCGTTGAGTGCTTTGTAA
- a CDS encoding DUF3108 domain-containing protein: MKKFLVVLIILATAWTYPAGTEQCLIKNRAFQDGENISYTVYYSVIGLFVNAGSASFTVEQTSFNNKPAYHVVGLGSSNPNYDWIFKVRDRYESYIDTGSLQPYKFYRNVDEGGYKIVETINFNQQNNTATTPKSTLKIPDCTQDVLSSIYYARNIDFSKTKPGDKIPFTMVLDNEVHNLYIKYEGREVIKTKYGRFNAIKFKPLLIKGTIFEGGEKMTVWVTDDANKIPIRIESPIVVGSVKVDMMGYKGLRYPMTALISKR, from the coding sequence GTGAAGAAATTTCTTGTAGTACTAATCATACTTGCTACTGCCTGGACCTATCCCGCCGGTACTGAGCAATGTTTGATCAAAAACAGAGCTTTTCAGGATGGTGAGAATATCAGTTACACTGTCTATTATTCTGTGATCGGATTATTTGTTAACGCTGGTTCTGCAAGCTTTACAGTTGAACAAACCAGTTTCAATAATAAGCCGGCTTACCATGTAGTTGGATTGGGTTCATCTAATCCCAACTACGACTGGATTTTTAAAGTGCGCGATCGTTATGAAAGCTATATAGACACAGGTAGTCTTCAGCCCTATAAGTTTTATCGTAACGTAGATGAGGGTGGATACAAAATTGTCGAGACAATCAATTTTAACCAGCAGAACAATACAGCAACCACACCAAAGAGTACGTTGAAAATACCTGATTGTACGCAGGATGTATTGAGTTCTATCTATTACGCCAGAAATATCGACTTCTCTAAAACCAAGCCAGGAGATAAAATTCCATTTACAATGGTCTTGGATAATGAAGTGCATAATCTCTACATTAAATACGAGGGCAGAGAAGTTATCAAAACCAAATACGGCAGATTCAATGCCATCAAATTCAAACCCCTGTTGATCAAAGGAACCATTTTTGAAGGCGGCGAAAAGATGACCGTATGGGTTACAGATGATGCCAATAAAATACCCATTCGTATTGAAAGCCCAATTGTAGTAGGCAGTGTGAAAGTAGATATGATGGGCTACAAAGGACTGCGTTACCCAATGACTGCATTGATCAGCAAGCGCTGA